A genomic segment from Dermatobacter hominis encodes:
- a CDS encoding peptidoglycan-binding domain-containing protein — translation MAVALVAVAALGLAACGGDDDDSSETTTTEAETTTTVAGQTVRFDEQIQQELADVGCHPGTVDGVLGPKTDEAIRAFQAASGLEVDGELGPETEDALKKAVEEGKKVCEESTTTTTTATTTTTAGGQAPCTASALLGGLPAEGEKIASFVCADGYAAGSLNDGTKFILQSKDGKWYAYSGQDPCGSASAGLPPVILEDGCGS, via the coding sequence GTGGCCGTCGCCCTCGTGGCCGTTGCCGCCCTCGGCCTGGCCGCGTGCGGTGGTGACGACGACGACTCGTCCGAAACCACGACGACCGAGGCCGAGACGACGACCACCGTCGCCGGCCAGACGGTCCGGTTCGACGAGCAGATCCAGCAGGAGCTGGCCGACGTGGGGTGCCACCCCGGCACCGTCGACGGCGTGCTCGGGCCCAAGACCGACGAGGCGATCCGGGCCTTCCAGGCCGCGTCGGGCCTCGAGGTCGACGGCGAGCTCGGGCCCGAGACCGAGGATGCGCTGAAGAAGGCGGTCGAGGAGGGCAAGAAGGTCTGCGAGGAGTCGACCACCACCACGACGACGGCGACCACGACGACGACCGCCGGCGGCCAGGCGCCGTGCACGGCCTCTGCGCTGCTCGGCGGGCTCCCCGCCGAGGGCGAGAAGATCGCCAGCTTCGTCTGCGCCGACGGCTACGCCGCAGGGTCGCTCAACGACGGCACGAAGTTCATCCTCCAGTCCAAGGACGGCAAGTGGTACGCCTACAGCGGCCAGGACCCGTGCGGGTCGGCCAGCGCCGGGCTGCCGCCGGTCATCCTCGAGGACGGCTGCGGGTCCTGA